In Aptenodytes patagonicus chromosome 21, bAptPat1.pri.cur, whole genome shotgun sequence, the genomic stretch AGCTAGTTGGGACActgggagaggggctgcaggCTCGAACAGACACTGACTGCTTTTAAGCACAGTAAAGAAAGATGCTACTACAGGCACACCAGCCATGAGCAGGTAGGTGAGCATGAGGCATCTGGCAGCAGGCTGCTTGGAGGATGCCGAGAGCCTCTCATGGTCCCTAACAGGCTTCTGGAGATACCTGAAATGGAGAAGAGGCCTGGACTAGTCTGTATCCCTCAATGGCTGCGCTGCTCTGGAGCCTTCACAATCCCCTTAACACTAATCCTTTCCTGGAAAGGTCTCTGGTCCCATGCCCGCTCTAGCTATTGAATGGGGGAGCATAGACCGGGAGAAGAGGTTTAAACATCAAATCCTTGGGATTAAAACATTAAATCAGGAGAAATTGAGAAAGCAGAGTTAACTAGTCAAGCCAGAGTTTGGGAGAATTAATGCTCTGACTCTGAGGCAGGCGAGGACAGCTTCTTTCCCTGTAAAGTGACCAGTGCCTCTCTCGGGAAAACGGCCCTTTCAGTAGGGCATCACTGGCTGAAAGGGAACCAACCGCCCCGTAAAATGAGGATTTTCTGCAGTGCCAGAGTGCTGCTGGTGAGCTCCCATTTCACCATCATGGACGGGCTATCTCATTTACCTCAAATAATTAGCCCTACCTGTGTTTAACCTAGTAACCACGCAGGGCATCTGCACAACTGGAGCCATTGGGATTTAAGTGATTAATGTAACACCATGGAGCCTTCCCTCCGCGGAGGGGTCTGATTCCCGCTCCGGCTTGTGTTTCAGCATTCCAGACGGAGGGGAAGCTGTATCTCATCTTGGATTTCCTCAGAGGAGGTGACCTTTTCACTCGGCTTTCCAAAGAGGTGGGTACGCTCTGGCATCTTGGTGGGTTGCCGAGGCTCTCGGTTCATCTGGGCTTAATTGCCTGGAGAAGCGACTGATCCTTGCAAAGTCTCTGAGAGGGGTGGAAACAACCTCCAGCTTGCTGCTAGCCCAGAGCCGGCAACAGGAGAGGACGTCTCAGGAACCCTGTCCTctggcagaaaagcagcagcatagGAGGCAGGTCTCACCTCCGCAGACAGCTTCTGCTGAGCATCACGTTAAGAACGAAAACAGGCGAGAACCATGTTCTGCTGCAGCGTTGGCTGGTTGTGTCGCCTCGCTGGGACAGGGCGAGGGCAAGGAATGGGAGGGGTAACGAGAAGTTGTGCCAGGTGAAGACAACTGGGAACATAACCTGGTTAACGTAAATTAAGAGTGTTTTAAAAACCCATCTGCTGCTTAGCAACCTCatttgtttttttggtgttgcTGCTTAGCTGATACTTTAGGATGGTGGGCGAAGCCTGGGAAAATTAGGTAGGAAAGGGCAGAAGGGAGCAACATGGATGCGAAAGGTCTTGCATGGGTGCAGCGGAGGTGGTCCCGCTGCCGGCGTTGTAACCCCAGCGCCTGTCCgcttcctctcccttcctgcaGGTCATGTTCACCGAGGAGGACGTGAAGTTCTACCTAGCAGAGCTGGCTCTGGGGCTCGATCATTTGCACAGCCTGGGAATCATATACAGGGATCTCAAACCGGAGAAGTACGTGTGGCACAGCTGAGGCAGGGAACCGAGTCCTTCAGCTCAGTCCCAAGCCTGTAGTCAGCAAATGGCGTAGCCTTCTTCCACGAAGGCAAAGCTGAATGATGCCCGTAGGCCAGCCAGATGGAAGGCGGCAGTGCCAAGCGACAAGGCTCTTGCTCCTCAGATCAGCAGTTACGGCCAGGAGTGCTGCGGAGGCAGCATGTGTGCACCACATGTCTGAGCAGTAATCCTTGGCAGTCTCCGGGCTCCAGCTTTAAGCAATTGAGAGCCTTCGGAGGGAAAAGGCACCAGGCTGGGCCTCTGCAGAGACGCATACCAGCTGCATGACTTGGTTATTCTTACCTGGGGGATGTGGGGGATCAAAGGTGGTGTAACCTGTGTGCGTCATTCGTTCGATGTGAAGTTGAGGGCGTAGAGAGAAGGGAGCTGCTCTTTGTCCCACTCGTGTCTCGGTGATGGAGCTTGAAGCACTGGGGGAAGGGACAGATAACTTTCTCCTCTGGATTCTGGGAGCATCTCAGACCAGCCTCTGCTGTGTGTGCTTGTTCTCACCAGCCTTTGTTGCAGACAGTAACAACTTGGTTTTTTCCATTCATGCTGTAGCATCCTCTTGGATGAAGAAGGGCACATCAAACTCACAGGTAAGGGACTCCACAAAAGCCTTGTGCTCCGGCAAGGTTGGTTCTTGAAATACGGAGCTTCTCTTAGGCCTCTCTGCTCTCTGTCATTGCTCAGGGCACGTGGGTGCATGCTGACGGTTTTTCTCTCGTGTAGATTTTGGCTTGAGTAAGGAGGCTATAGACCACGAGAAGAAAGCCTATTCCTTCTGTGGGACGGTGGAATATATGGCACCCGAAGTTGTGAATCGCCAGGGCCACTCCCACAGTGCTGACTGGTGGTCGTACGGGGTGTTAATGGTATGTACCCAGCCAGCGTGTTTGGAGGCCTGGCTTAGTAGCTGCGCCAGCGGTAGCTCTGAAACACCCTTACGTGATTCTGCACGTCTAGCAGATGTGCTGACCTGGGGATGTTCTCCAAGCTCCCTGAAAGGGCTCTGTAACGGGCCATCCCGGCATCCAGCCAGGAACGCGTGTTTCTCGGGGGAGGCAGAGCTCCTGAGGCTGTTGTCCCAGCGAGCGCTGGGGTGTGGAGCGTGGGGTGCGCAGCGTGGGGTGCGTGGGGGTGTCCGTGTCGGCCCCGGCACTGGGATGTCGGTGTCTGTGCAGATCTGGTGCCACCGTCTGGCGGTTGCTGAATCCGAGGGCTCCCGCAGGAGCAGGCGCGGGTTTGAACATGTTCCCGCTGCAGACCTCGAGAACCAAGCTCCTTCTGAGAAAATATGATGTCTGCGATCTTTTGTAGAGCTAGGCTTTTGATCGCTCGCAAGCTTTTCGCTAGCTTTGGCGAGCTCCCAGATGAAGGTGCGGTGGGATCTGTGCAACCCTCAGACTTGCTCAGACGTGTGACCTCcccttcttctctttccctcccagtTTGAAATGCTCACCGGCTCGCTGCCCTTCCAGGGGAAGGATCGTAAGGAGACCATGACCCTCATCCTCAAGTAAGAGGAGTTTCTCTTTCATGTATGTACAGGGGGCGAGCTTCTGCTCTTTCTCCGAGCGTGTTGCAATTTGGGGGTTCTCACAACTTAATGGCAGCATTTGGCAAGCGGTTTTGTATCAACAGTTAGCTCGGAGGGTGCAGTGTAAATGCCAAACAGATGATTGTACTTTCGGGGGTGGAGGTGCTGCAGTTGGGTTGTGGGTTGACTTCTTTAAACCTGCAGCTGATTGCATAACTTCCTCTCCAGAGCAAAGCTGGGCATGCCGCAGTTCCTGAGCTCTGAAGCACAGAGCCTCCTGCGAGCCCTTTTCAAAAGGAATCCAGCCAACAGATTAGGTAAGACATTTTTTTGGTTTCTGAGTACACCTGATGCTGTATCGGGGCCTCTCACATCCTCGTGGGTCAGCAGCATGTTCACACTTGTGCTCGGTTAATGGGCTCGTTTAATTACAGCCAGGTTCCCCATCATACCTGGCTGTGTCGCATACATGGTAGCCTTCGTTTTGTCGGTGGTTTAACGCAACGCACTCCACGGGTGCACCTTTCAGGTTCTGGACCAGACGGGGCAGAAGAGATCAAGCGCCATCCTTTCTACTCTACCATCGACTGGAATGTGAGTATCAGTAATACAAGAGCAAACTTCTACACCACCCCGCACCGGTGATGCAGTTCTGCTGGCTGCAGTAATAGCACCGTCATGATGCTTGCAGACTGAACCAGCTATGGGAGAGCTACCAGTCCCTGTTTCCATCTGTTCCAATAATCCTTCCCGAAACTAAAATTCTGTTTGTCACGCGAATAACTGTTTCATACCTGAGTTGCCCATGATCTCACCTTGGTTTGAATTTACTCATCTCTCAACAGTAAAGTGCAGGTTTTAATTGGGGTTTGGCGCAACAAGGGTTGTCTTGCACAAAGTGGGAAGGACTCGGGGAAACATTTCTGGCGAGGAAATACCTTGTTTTGTACAGAGAAGCAGGGCGATAACTGAACCGGCGTTTCCCAGTTGCTTCTGGCCAACTCCCTGCTTTACCATGTAATTTTGGTTCTCCCCTGTTTTCCCTTACTTGGTAAGGGATTTTGAAGATCGGTCGTTTACTGCTTTCGAGGCACCCAGCAAGCTGCTGGACTGAACCTCCAGCAATGCTAGTAAAGCttatttcaaatgtttccttCAAGAAGCAATTTAAAAAGGATGCTTGCGGGAGTGCTGGGATACGAATGTCCTCCTAGGGCATCTCCTCCGGCTGCCCCTGGGCAGCTCTGTGTCAGCAAAGCCCAAATGGGAGttaggaggaggtggaagagccTGGCGAGGTCAACACTTTATAGATACTGCTTCTGGAGTGGGGCCAGATTACATatagaacactttttttttttcttgatttaataTATGGTAGAACTTGTAGTATTTCTCCACAAACTGACTCAAAAGCACCCCACTGGCCAAGAAGTCTTCCCTCAGACTGCTGAGCTGTAGTTAAATGCTAAGCCACAGAGCTGTTTCCAGTTTCACAAAATCTCTTCTTGGCCTCTCATTCCTAGCAAGCTCTCTCGTGCGCGAGAGCGTTGACCTGTCGGAGCGCTTTTGAGCTGTCTCTGTTTTGCAGAAGCTGTACCGCAGGGAAATCAAACCACCGTTCAAGCCTGCAGTAGGCCAGCCAGATGACACCTTTTATTTTGACACAGAATTTACATCGCGTACACCAAAAGGTTTGTATGAATTCACGCAAAGCCAAAGTTTCCTGCGTGAAATGATACTGTATGGCTTAATACCGGTTTGCCGGTGCCAGCAGGGCGAGGTTTGCCTCCTGCTAGTCCTGCCAGCTCCAGACGGTTGCAGGACTGAGGAGGTGGCCCAGCCATAGATATGTGGGGTGTTAGGGGTAAGGTCGGTGCTGCGTGGTGTGGCTCTTGTCTTGAATAACCTAAAGAGGAGCCACAGCTCCTGGGGAGCAAGGGGAAGGCTTCTGCTTCCGCAGGGCTAGCCCTCTTCTAGTTGTCTCTCGACTCCTGTTGCAGATTCCCCAGGCATCCCCCCTAGCGCTGGGGCCCATCAGCTCTTCCGAGGCTTCAGTTTTGTGGCAACCGGATTGATGGAAGACGGCAAGGTGAAACCTGCCCAGTCGCCTCTACATTCGGTGGTACAGGTAAGAAGTGGGGACAGAGGAACAAGTGTTTGAAGCTGCAGTAATACTCCGGAGTGGGTCTGCGGGACCTCTGTACCATCTGGAGCAGAGCTAACGGGAAGCCTGAGGCAGTGCCGTTCTGTTTTGAATTCTTGCATCCTGTTGTTCCTTCACGTCTATTGACTGTCACGTGCAAAGGTTGGCAGGGCAATGCGAgtctctttgctttcctctccccagGTGGACCCGGGCTAGTGGGAAGTGCGTGTAAATGCCCGTGGGTTGAAAGGTGCCACCGAAATGCACCATGCTAGGTGCAGATAGTGTTAGCCCACTGGCCTATATCTGCCttgttctcctctcctccctctccccagccggGAGGAGAAGCTGTGGGATGTAGCAGACAGCAGTCTGTCAGCTCGCTCTGTGTTGCAGTTAACTCATCACGTTGCACAAACCTTTCCCTGAACCCTCCCAGCTCATCAACTCTCCGCTCTCCTCTTGCAGCAGCTGCACGGCAAGAATGTCCAGTTCAACGACGGCTACGTGGTGAAGGAGGCAATCGGCGTCGGCTCCTACTCAGTGTGTAAACGCTGCATTCATAAAGCAACCAACATGGAATACGCAGTCAAGGTCTGAGATTTGCCATGTGAACTGAACTCCCCCGTTAGATTTCTGTTCGTCCCCACAATGACCAAAATAACATCCAGGAATGAAATCGCTTTCCCTGCTTGCGTAGGGCCTAAATGGACAATTTCTGTGCTGCCGTGCACGTAACTGCACAAGCTTTCTTATGTAGGAATAGCGGGGAAGCAGTGTTCTCCTCTGTCAGGGGGAGGACAGTATCTCACCTTTCTTTGCAAAGTTTGCCGTGGCTATGTCAGCTCTTAACAAATAAGCCAGACATAAAACGTTGGGGTTTGGGGACGCAGAACCGGTGAAGCAGCGAGGGGATTTCTAGAGCTTATTGCTAaagagggcagggacagggaacGGCTATGGTGCAGGATCTCTGCAGGGCTCCAAACACTCAGCTTGTTTGCTTTGTCTTGGCCCCTTTCCCACCCCGTTGTGGCTAATGCTTATCCATACTCTTGCAGGTTATTGACAAGAGCAAGCGAGACCCTTCTGAGGAAATAGAAATCCTCCTGCGATATGGACAGCATCCCAACATCATCACCTTGAAAGATGTGAGTGTAACTTGAATGACTTCTCCTGTATTTTGGTTTAGGAAGTGCAGActggtctgggggggggggaacaatgCAGCTCCAGCACGGGCAACCCAATGGCCCTGCTCAATGTATCGCTCTGGGGTGGGGAAGCATCCCCAGCCCCACCTCTGCGTTGCTGATTTCTGTCTGCTCCTTGGTGGTAGAAGTACAAAAGGGAAGCTCCGGAAGCGCTTTTTGGTTAACCCCTCCATACTTGCTTTGGTAGGTGTATGATGATGGGAAGTACGTGTATCTGGTGACTGAGCTGatgaggggaggggagctgctggATAAAATCCTCAGGCAGAAATTTTTCTCAGAGAGGGAAGCCAGTTCGGTCCTGCACACGATCTGTAAAACGGTGGAGTATCTGCATTCCCAAGGGGTGAGTATGGTTACGTCTGTTTTCCTGGGAAGCTGTCTGGCATTGCAGTATGCTCCCTCTCCTCCGGGGAGTAACTGTGCCTGTCAGGACTATTATTTCTTACTGGTGTTGCTGTCTTGGCAAGCCAGAtgtggggccagggcaggggtTGAGTGTCCTGATGCAGCTTCAGACCTTTGTCTTCCAGGGGTATGAGAATGGCACTTTCTTTGCTCCACAGGTGGTTCACAGGGACTTGAAACCCAGCAATATTCTCTACGTGGATGAGTCAGGAAACCCCGAAAGCATTCGCATTTGTGACTTCGGCTTTGCCAAGCAGCTGAGGGCTGAGAATGGCCTTCTCATGACTCCCTGTTACACAGCAAACTTTGTGGCACCCGAGGTAAGCACCTTACTGACCCGAGACCCTTCGGTAGCTCTCACGTCCCTCCCCTAGCCTGTGCTCTCACTCGGCACAGGTAGGTCTGCCCTGTTCCGAACTCCAGCCTGCTCTGGCGTACTCCGTCCTGGAAGAAGTAACTACAGAAATACCACTTGTCGTAATGAACAAGCAGGGGATCTCAAGTACGGTCCTCCAGCTTGTACTGTCCTTATGAGGGGATCTGCTTAGGGTACTGAGACTCCCTGAAAATCCCAGTGATTTTCTAGGCTGCTTCCCTTCCTGATTAACTGACCTGTTAAAAGAGGTGGGATGATTTTCCACTCGGTTGTCTTGgcgcagaagaaagaaaaagagcaggcaCGCAATGCAGCATGCGTGCAGTGTCACCGCACTGGAACATGGCTTCTTTCTCACCTGTCGTTTTGATGTGCCTGGGGGGTTCCTCTCTTCCATGAAACCGAAATCTGATTTGAATCCCTGATCTTTAGTCCAAGTCTTTGCTGTTCAGTAGGGCTCTAGGAGCTTCGCATCCAGACTGCACACAGGGGTGAAGCCGCTCTTCACAAGCTGAAGTGAGCTCAACAAGAAGAACCGAACacgcttttttttcctttgcttactCTGTTCAGGTACTAAAACGCCAAGGCTACGACGAGGGCTGCGACATCTGGAGCCTGGGAGTTCTCCTGTATACGATGCTCGCAGGGTAAGCGCCTCTGTCTGGAAGGCAACAGCTGGGGCTGTGACCACCTTGCTCTCAGACGTGCTCCGCGGTGGCAGCTGGACCCCCTCCTCGTCGGTTGCTGCTACCTGGAGGCGGCCCCTGGCTGGGTTACAGGACAGTAAATCAAatgctctctcttctctccccagctgcACTCCGTTTGCAAACGGTCCCAGTGACACTCCAGAAGAGATCCTGACCCGGATAGGTGGGGGGAAGTTCTCCGTCAGCGGAGGCAATTGGGACACTATTTCTGACATGGCCAAGGTACGGTTTGATATTCATCTGCGTTACATTAAAGGGTTGAGGTCAAGCACGGCCAGTTGCCGTGAGGCAAGTTTAAAGCAggttggggagggagggcagaagagggaggagaaaacGAGCAGTGTAGCTCCTACCCCGTGCGTATCTCCCCCATAGCAGCTCAGCAGCGTGCCTCTCCCTGCTTCGTTTTAGCTCTGGCTGTGAATATTTGCGTGCAACGCCAACCTCGTGCTTGACCCATGCGGGGTTTGCTGCTGTGTTACACCTCCCAGGCCTACCGAAAACATATTTTATACAAAAGGAGATTGATGTCTGGGGACTTTAAACTTGGCCTCTGAATTTAAATCCCAATTTGGGGGTGGACTTTTGTGTTTTAAAGTATGAAGTCTTCTAAAGTCTAACTTTCCAAACGATGCCCTTAGGATCTGGTATCAAAGATGCTTCACGTAGATCCTCACCAGCGCCTAACAGCCAAGCAGGTCCTGCAGCATCCGTGGATAACCCAGAAGGACAGCTTACCCCAGAGCCAGCTGAATCACCAGGACGTTCAGCTTGTAAAGGTGCAAAGTCTGGGCTGGGCCTTCAGCTGGTTCCTCACGTACCTTGGGCTCTTTGGAAAGCAGCGGCCCGGGTGGGGTGATGGTGGTGTGGGCAAGGCAGGATGGAAGGTTGGAGAGGTGTGGGCCAGGGGAGGCAATACAAGGCAAGCTGGTTTTTTGGCAGGAAAGCCTGCGTGTCAGTACGGGAgggagatttaaaagaaaaaagaaagtcctTCTGGCTTTGTTTGTGGGTCTGGCTACTCTGGTCCCTCATCTTGTAAAGCCGTGAGTCTGAAATACCTCTTCTACATCTAAATGACTTCTCGTGCCTTCTCTCCAAGGGGGCGATGGCTGCCACGTACTCTGCACTGAACAGCTCCAAGCCAAGCCCCCAGCTGAAGCCCATCGAATCCTCCATTCTGGCACAGAGGCGGGTGAAGAAACTTCCTTCCACCACACTGTGAAGCTGGGGCGGTCTGCAGCTGCACGGTGCGGTGCAGTCACACCAGACTTTGCACACCTACTGAAGACGGGGGGGCAGGAGATCGGGCGGTCAATGCCTGCACAGGAGCTCCCTCGAGGACTTCTTCTCAAAAGGCCAAGtgcctttctgtttctgaaagacTGGCTCCTCCCTGTGTGGACTGATCTTTGCTGAGAGAACTTCACTGTAAAACTTTTTTGAAGTGTAAATTGTCGATTTTTAAAGACACCCCTCTGTGTATATGAGAACTAGAATGTATAACTGATGTCAAGTGGCACTAAAAAGCAGCTCTGATTCACCCTTTCCTGTGTAGGGCCAGATATTTGGTGTAGCTACATCATTTCTCAGCATTGATCCTCTCCAAGGCCATTGCAGCTGGAAGACTGCGTAACGTTTGGGGTttaggctttggggtttttcctcccttgaacctttggatgcccttcccaAAGCCAACCCCGCAGACTCCTAGCCAGCAGCACTTGTGTTTGTAAAGgacttctctcccctccccttcgcTTCactttttgtgcatgtgtgttcgAGTGTAGGGTTGATTTTTCAGACTCCGTTTTTTCCTCTCTCCGGCCCTCCCCCAGCCCAGACGGCAGTTCTCTGAACAAAATAAACCACGGGTTTTCTGAACACCCCCTTAGACGCTCGGCTGTCCAGAATACCTGCTAGGTTTGTCTcattccttcc encodes the following:
- the RPS6KA1 gene encoding ribosomal protein S6 kinase alpha-1 isoform X2; translated protein: MPLAQLAEPWPNMELVHLDTEAKSDITWIEKDLADSADKGEGVVKEINITHHVKEGSEKADPSQFELLKVLGQGSFGKVFLVRKITPPDSNHLYAMKVLKKATLKVRDRLRTKIERDILADVNHPFVVKLHYAFQTEGKLYLILDFLRGGDLFTRLSKEVMFTEEDVKFYLAELALGLDHLHSLGIIYRDLKPENILLDEEGHIKLTDFGLSKEAIDHEKKAYSFCGTVEYMAPEVVNRQGHSHSADWWSYGVLMFEMLTGSLPFQGKDRKETMTLILKAKLGMPQFLSSEAQSLLRALFKRNPANRLGSGPDGAEEIKRHPFYSTIDWNKLYRREIKPPFKPAVGQPDDTFYFDTEFTSRTPKDSPGIPPSAGAHQLFRGFSFVATGLMEDGKVKPAQSPLHSVVQQLHGKNVQFNDGYVVKEAIGVGSYSVCKRCIHKATNMEYAVKVIDKSKRDPSEEIEILLRYGQHPNIITLKDVYDDGKYVYLVTELMRGGELLDKILRQKFFSEREASSVLHTICKTVEYLHSQGVVHRDLKPSNILYVDESGNPESIRICDFGFAKQLRAENGLLMTPCYTANFVAPEVLKRQGYDEGCDIWSLGVLLYTMLAGCTPFANGPSDTPEEILTRIGGGKFSVSGGNWDTISDMAKDLVSKMLHVDPHQRLTAKQVLQHPWITQKDSLPQSQLNHQDVQLVKGAMAATYSALNSSKPSPQLKPIESSILAQRRVKKLPSTTL
- the RPS6KA1 gene encoding ribosomal protein S6 kinase alpha-1 isoform X3, which produces MPLAQLAEPWPNMELVHLDTENGQAAPEEGGNPPSKGEGVVKEINITHHVKEGSEKADPSQFELLKVLGQGSFGKVFLVRKITPPDSNHLYAMKVLKKATLKVRDRLRTKIERDILADVNHPFVVKLHYAFQTEGKLYLILDFLRGGDLFTRLSKEVMFTEEDVKFYLAELALGLDHLHSLGIIYRDLKPENILLDEEGHIKLTDFGLSKEAIDHEKKAYSFCGTVEYMAPEVVNRQGHSHSADWWSYGVLMFEMLTGSLPFQGKDRKETMTLILKAKLGMPQFLSSEAQSLLRALFKRNPANRLGSGPDGAEEIKRHPFYSTIDWNKLYRREIKPPFKPAVGQPDDTFYFDTEFTSRTPKDSPGIPPSAGAHQLFRGFSFVATGLMEDGKVKPAQSPLHSVVQQLHGKNVQFNDGYVVKEAIGVGSYSVCKRCIHKATNMEYAVKVIDKSKRDPSEEIEILLRYGQHPNIITLKDVYDDGKYVYLVTELMRGGELLDKILRQKFFSEREASSVLHTICKTVEYLHSQGVVHRDLKPSNILYVDESGNPESIRICDFGFAKQLRAENGLLMTPCYTANFVAPEVLKRQGYDEGCDIWSLGVLLYTMLAGCTPFANGPSDTPEEILTRIGGGKFSVSGGNWDTISDMAKDLVSKMLHVDPHQRLTAKQVLQHPWITQKDSLPQSQLNHQDVQLVKGAMAATYSALNSSKPSPQLKPIESSILAQRRVKKLPSTTL
- the RPS6KA1 gene encoding ribosomal protein S6 kinase alpha-1 isoform X1, coding for MPLAQLAEPWPNMELVHLDTENGQAAPEEGGNPPSKAKSDITWIEKDLADSADKGEGVVKEINITHHVKEGSEKADPSQFELLKVLGQGSFGKVFLVRKITPPDSNHLYAMKVLKKATLKVRDRLRTKIERDILADVNHPFVVKLHYAFQTEGKLYLILDFLRGGDLFTRLSKEVMFTEEDVKFYLAELALGLDHLHSLGIIYRDLKPENILLDEEGHIKLTDFGLSKEAIDHEKKAYSFCGTVEYMAPEVVNRQGHSHSADWWSYGVLMFEMLTGSLPFQGKDRKETMTLILKAKLGMPQFLSSEAQSLLRALFKRNPANRLGSGPDGAEEIKRHPFYSTIDWNKLYRREIKPPFKPAVGQPDDTFYFDTEFTSRTPKDSPGIPPSAGAHQLFRGFSFVATGLMEDGKVKPAQSPLHSVVQQLHGKNVQFNDGYVVKEAIGVGSYSVCKRCIHKATNMEYAVKVIDKSKRDPSEEIEILLRYGQHPNIITLKDVYDDGKYVYLVTELMRGGELLDKILRQKFFSEREASSVLHTICKTVEYLHSQGVVHRDLKPSNILYVDESGNPESIRICDFGFAKQLRAENGLLMTPCYTANFVAPEVLKRQGYDEGCDIWSLGVLLYTMLAGCTPFANGPSDTPEEILTRIGGGKFSVSGGNWDTISDMAKDLVSKMLHVDPHQRLTAKQVLQHPWITQKDSLPQSQLNHQDVQLVKGAMAATYSALNSSKPSPQLKPIESSILAQRRVKKLPSTTL